ctgagggatgggatgcgTGAGCCCAGGCCAGGCTCAAAGCACCTTTCGGCCGACAGTGCCACCCTCGACGGCCGCCCCGGGGGCCCTGGCATTTGGCTCTGCactggctgcaggagcagccgcCCCGGCTACGTGGGTGCCGAGGGCTCgggcccccgccccggcactTCACACCCACCCGGTGATGCGGTGGCCGTGTCACAGTGGGCGGCAGGTGGCCAAGGGCGTCCCTGCCCATATTTGGCCAGCGGTGCTGATGTCACAGTGATGTCATTGTGACGCGCGAGGCCAAGCCTATAAAAGGGGCGCTGGGCTCCGGCCGTGCGTCACTGCGACCTGGTGAggtgaggagagggcaggggagggacaGGGCTTGCGCAGGGCTGCCGAGGCAGGAGGGGGGCCCCACAGCTCGGGGCTCTGGGCCTGTGCTGCAAGCTCACCTGCGTCCCGCTTCTCCCTCAGGGTCAGCAGAGGAGCATTTGGAGGAGACACGCCAGCGCTGCTGGGACAGGGACTCTCCAAACGCTCACCGTTGATGTGCGCCATGTCTTCGAGGAAGCGAAAGGCCTCGATGGAGCCGGGTGAGAGCAAAGCATCCCTCCCGCAGCCTGGCAGAGGGGGTGTCGGGGCAGTCAACGTGGGGCCGAGAGCAGTggcagggggaggcaggagctccccggccgcccccggggcagggcccctcctttcctcagcaggcggggcccaggctgggcagtgGGCACTGCTGGGACACCCGTGCCTGCAAGGGCCCCTTCCTCTCCAaggcctccagccctgcccctcaGCCAGcgaggcaggggcagagcaggccCCTGGGGGCAATCCCTCAGGGACGcttcccccggccccgcagagGTGCTCATCCAGGTGCCATTTGCTATCTCCCCTCCAGCATGCCGGCTGTGCCACCGGGCAGAGGCTGACCCGGATATCTGCGGGCGCAAACTGGAGAAACAAGGGATCCATGTCCACGAGTTTTGCCTGGTGAGTTACCCCAGGGCTCCCTCCAGCTTTCCGACAGGCAGTCCCTGCCACACTCTCCTCATCAGctccttgttttttctcttctgcagctttttggCAGCAAGCGTTTTCAGCAACGGGTCGGGAAAGTAGGACTTATGGGATTTCTCTGTGAGGATGTTAGAGACACGGTCAAGCAGGCAGCACGGAAGGTGAGGACCTGACAAGAACAGGGAgctttgtgccaggagaggtttgtGGGAGCTTAGCCCAGAGCCCAAGAAAGAAATCCCAGCCCTTCCAACCAGCTATGGGACACAAGTcttgctcccagcagctccccagaggCTCCAGCACAGGAGCCTCGTCCGCCAGGCGGCTCTGCGGGCTGTGACCCAGCAGCGGCCACATCCTGCGCCCTGCCCGGaggtgtggggctggctgcGGAGGCCCTGAGGCTGCCGCTGATgggggctgctctgctctttccagCAATGCTTCGTCTGTGGCAATCGCACGGCCACCATCACCTGCTGCGAGATGGGCTGTGACTGCAGATTCCATCTGCCCTGTGCCGTGGAGGGTGAATGCGTCACCCAGTTCTTTCCTCCATACAGGtacctcctctcccctcctctccgcCACCGGGGACTTCTCAACGAGCACTTCTCACCTcacccatcccttccctcttccccccaggtccttctgctGGGAGCACCGCCCCGAGCAGGCAGTGGAGGCGGCTCCGGAGAAGGACACCAAGTGCCCCATCTGCCTGGACCCTGTGGAGGACAGAAAGTCCTACAGCACCATGGTGTGCCCAGCATGCAAACACGCCTGGTTCCACAGGGGCTGCATCCAGGTAGGAGCCGCTCCCTCGCCCCTGGGGCACGGCAGGCGCTCAGCACCACCGGGGCCTCCCTCATGCTCCTTGTGTTTCTCCTGCAGGGACAGGCTATGTGTGCTGGCATTTTGTCCTTCGAGTGCCCGGTCTGTAAAGAGAGCAAtgtttttctctcagaaatgcTCACCATGGGGATCCGAGTCCCCTTCAGGTTGGTGTCCTTCTGCCCAGCTCACAAGACAGGAGGGTGCaagtgctgtgccgtgccgtgccggggcCTGCCCCAGCAGACCTGGCCCTCTGCTCTCCCGTGAGTCTGGGCTTCAGCTTCACGGAGGAGTTGgaaagggcaggggggaagagCAGGGACGCCCTGCACCTGCCTTGTGCCGAGGCAGCAGGGGCtcatcaattttcctttctccatcagTCTGCCATCTTGGGAGAACAGCAACGCATATGCAGAGCTGGATGAGAGGCACAGGCACTGCAATGCCAGGGAGTGCCTGTGTCCAGGAGGCAGGGAGCACGCAGAGGAAGAGGGGTGAGTTGCCGCAGCTGCACCCCGGGGCTCTGCACGGGATCTCCGTCCCGCCAAGGGCTCAAGGCGGAAGGACTGAGAACAAGAGCTCTGCCGGACAATCCCGTGCTGCCGTCACTTGGTCCTCACAGCCATGAACCCGTTTGCTTCCCCAGGTGCTGGCAactgctcctgtgctgctcctgcgCTGCCGAGGGCACCCACAGACGCTGCTCCAGCTTGGGGAACGGCACGGCCAGCTGGGAGTGCGACAGCTGTGCTGGCCTGGGCACCGGTAAGAGGCAAAGCAGCCGGGTGGccgtgggctggggctgggggccaggcAAGGCCTGGCAGCGGGTGCCCAGGGTGGGCTGGGCACATCCTCTCTGCTCCAGGGGGCCTGGGGGCACCGCTCTGGCCTATCCTGCCGCGGGCCTGGGGGCCGTGCCCTTGACCTTCCTGCTTCCCCTTACAGCCTCCACTGCCGGCTCGGAGCTCGCTGGTCCCAGCACCGCCAGCCAGGCAGGATTGGGGCAGTCTGTCGGATCTCCGGCACCAGaggccagcagccccagcattGCCAGACAGGTGCTATCGGGGTCCTCCTTTGCCTCCCCAGCATCGGAGACAAATAGCCCCAGCACGGGCAGCCAGGCAGCATTAGGGCCGTCCCACAGCTCTCTGGCACCGGAGGCCAGCGTCCCTGGCAATGCGAAAGCAGGGCCATCCCACGGCTCCCTGGATTttgagggcagcagcagctccagctcaccTGGGCCCGACCGCAAGAGAAAACGCTCCCGCTTGCAACGTCGGGCCCAGACTCCATC
This Nyctibius grandis isolate bNycGra1 chromosome 29, bNycGra1.pri, whole genome shotgun sequence DNA region includes the following protein-coding sequences:
- the LOC137674449 gene encoding LOW QUALITY PROTEIN: PHD finger protein 7-like (The sequence of the model RefSeq protein was modified relative to this genomic sequence to represent the inferred CDS: inserted 4 bases in 2 codons), yielding MEPACRLCHRAEADPDICGRKLEKQGIHVHEFCLLFGSKRFQQRVGKVGLMGFLCEDVRDTVKQAARKQCFVCGNRTATITCCEMGCDCRFHLPCAVEGECVTQFFPPYRSFCWEHRPEQAVEAAPEKDTKCPICLDPVEDRKSYSTMVCPACKHAWFHRGCIQVGXPLPRPWGTAGAQHHRGXSLMLLVFLLQGQAMCAGILSFECPVCKESNVFLSEMLTMGIRVPFSLPSWENSNAYAELDERHRHCNARECLCPGGREHAEEEGCWQLLLCCSCAAEGTHRRCSSLGNGTASWECDSCAGLGTASTAGSELAGPSTASQAGLGQSVGSPAPEASSPSIARQVLSGSSFASPASETNSPSTGSQAALGPSHSSLAPEASVPGNAKAGPSHGSLDFEGSSSSSSPGPDRKRKRSRLQRRAQTPSRPPRRRRESSSSSSPEPVQMRDRSRGCCHGTSRAPSPSAGPHPPPPAQ